A single window of Ignavibacteriales bacterium DNA harbors:
- a CDS encoding aminotransferase class I/II-fold pyridoxal phosphate-dependent enzyme — MLDEKVEKKKNVQDDSKYSMDTHLIYGKDVSDKWDYSHHVTAPISSSTTFRLDSVERGAQGFMQFANTEEFGDKAPIFIYDRLGEPNKDMLEENLAYVEKGETAVSFASGMGAISGVLGSLTKSGDQIITHNTLYGCTISLFNNWYPKYNIKVSPIDLTTHNSILNTLTEKTKVIYFETPANPNIQIVDVRAVAEIVKEVNKTRNEIDQIKIVVDNTFATPFCQRPIELGADFVVHSLTKGIGGFGTDMGGVVIGKKKYRDLLLLYRKDFGAVLNTKSAWAILTYGLPTLALRQRHQIKSAMRIAEFLNAHPKVEFVNYPGLPNFKGYEIAKKQMVDFNGNFAPGSLLYFVLKGNTPAETKEVGGRFMDYVADNAYTMTLAVSLGHTRTLIEHPASMTHSVVPPDKLRERGIDAGGVRLAIGLENTDDILLDLDESLKAI; from the coding sequence ATGTTAGACGAAAAAGTTGAAAAGAAAAAAAATGTTCAGGATGATTCTAAATACTCGATGGATACTCATTTAATTTATGGTAAAGATGTTTCCGATAAATGGGATTATTCTCATCATGTAACGGCACCGATTTCATCATCAACTACGTTCCGGCTTGATTCTGTTGAGCGTGGAGCGCAAGGTTTTATGCAATTCGCTAATACGGAAGAATTTGGAGACAAAGCGCCAATTTTTATTTATGATCGTCTTGGCGAACCAAATAAAGATATGCTGGAAGAAAATTTAGCTTATGTTGAAAAAGGAGAAACGGCAGTCAGCTTTGCAAGCGGAATGGGCGCAATTTCCGGAGTGCTTGGAAGTTTAACCAAGAGCGGTGATCAAATAATCACTCATAATACTTTATACGGCTGCACAATATCATTGTTCAATAACTGGTATCCGAAGTACAATATCAAAGTTTCACCAATTGATTTGACAACTCACAATAGTATTCTAAATACTTTAACAGAGAAAACAAAAGTAATTTATTTTGAAACGCCGGCTAATCCAAATATTCAAATAGTTGATGTAAGAGCGGTTGCGGAGATTGTCAAAGAGGTCAACAAGACAAGAAATGAAATTGATCAGATAAAGATTGTTGTTGACAATACTTTTGCAACTCCTTTTTGTCAAAGACCAATTGAATTAGGAGCTGATTTTGTTGTCCACTCACTCACAAAAGGAATCGGTGGATTTGGAACTGATATGGGTGGAGTTGTGATAGGTAAGAAGAAGTATCGTGATTTACTTCTTTTATATAGAAAAGATTTTGGAGCTGTATTGAATACAAAAAGTGCGTGGGCAATTCTGACATACGGCTTACCGACTCTTGCATTAAGACAGAGACACCAGATTAAATCAGCCATGAGAATTGCGGAATTTCTTAATGCTCATCCAAAAGTTGAATTCGTAAATTATCCTGGTCTTCCAAATTTCAAAGGTTATGAAATTGCAAAAAAACAGATGGTTGACTTCAACGGAAATTTTGCACCGGGAAGTCTTCTCTATTTTGTTTTAAAAGGAAATACGCCGGCAGAAACAAAAGAAGTCGGTGGCAGATTTATGGATTATGTTGCCGATAACGCTTATACAATGACACTTGCGGTATCCTTAGGTCATACACGCACTTTAATTGAGCATCCCGCTTCTATGACACACTCTGTTGTTCCTCCGGATAAATTAAGGGAGCGCGGAATCGATGCTGGCGGTGTTCGTCTGGCAATTGGTCTTGAAAACACAGATGATATTTTGTTGGACTTAGATGAGTCATTAAAAGCAATTTGA
- a CDS encoding cysteine synthase family protein has product MRNNRYESIIDAIGRTPIVKLGNISKGLKATIWAKMEFMNPGGSIKDRIAKYMIEKAEREGKIKPGDTILENSSGNTAMGLAIICRQKGYKLKIVIRNTTSKEKIKMLEVLGVDVVKVDASLPPEHPDSYNQYALNLTKKDPSLYYIDQHNNLDNNESHYMTTGPEIWEQMEGKIDYFIAAVGTGGTICGAGKYLKEKNPNIKLIGLDPVGSVFYDWFKYKKMIKPEHYLVEGMGDEFLIDTAQLDILDDMMKVEDKKAFGWAKKIAFEEGILAGGSSGANVYGAVHLAREIDREANIVTLICDSGYKYFSTIYNDEWLAKNNLL; this is encoded by the coding sequence ATGAGAAATAATCGTTATGAAAGTATTATTGATGCAATCGGCAGAACACCGATTGTTAAACTTGGAAATATCTCTAAAGGATTGAAAGCCACAATTTGGGCAAAGATGGAATTCATGAATCCCGGCGGAAGTATTAAAGACCGTATTGCAAAATACATGATTGAAAAAGCTGAGAGGGAAGGTAAGATCAAACCCGGTGATACCATTCTTGAAAACTCTTCTGGTAATACTGCAATGGGTCTGGCAATTATATGCCGGCAAAAAGGTTACAAACTGAAAATTGTTATTCGTAATACAACAAGTAAAGAGAAAATTAAAATGCTGGAAGTTCTTGGCGTTGATGTTGTTAAAGTAGATGCATCACTTCCGCCCGAACATCCCGATTCCTACAATCAATATGCATTGAATCTCACAAAAAAAGATCCTTCACTTTATTACATAGATCAACACAACAATCTTGATAATAACGAATCGCATTACATGACGACCGGGCCTGAAATTTGGGAACAGATGGAAGGGAAGATCGATTATTTTATTGCTGCGGTTGGAACCGGAGGTACAATATGCGGCGCCGGAAAATATCTTAAAGAAAAAAATCCAAATATTAAATTGATCGGTCTTGATCCTGTAGGATCTGTTTTTTATGATTGGTTCAAATACAAAAAAATGATTAAACCGGAACATTATTTGGTTGAAGGAATGGGAGATGAATTTCTGATAGATACTGCGCAATTAGATATTTTGGATGATATGATGAAGGTAGAAGATAAAAAAGCATTTGGATGGGCAAAGAAGATTGCATTCGAAGAGGGAATTCTTGCCGGAGGATCGAGCGGTGCTAACGTTTACGGCGCGGTTCATCTTGCACGTGAAATTGACCGCGAAGCAAATATTGTTACTCTTATTTGCGATTCCGGCTACAAATATTTTAGTACAATTTATAATGATGAATGGTTAGCCAAGAATAATCTCTTGTGA
- the fmt gene encoding methionyl-tRNA formyltransferase, giving the protein MKIVFMGTPEFAIPSLKILLQSKHKIAAVVSAPDKERGRGKQISSTSVKIFSSENNLEVLTPISLKDEKFIQRLKELEPDLIIVVAFKILPKEVYSIPKEGSFNLHGSLLPKYRGAAPIQWAIINGETETGVTTFSLADKVDTGNVIIQEKIKIDDDDDFGTLHDKMMIIGANVVSKTVELIENGKVVSSKQNDSIASPAPKITKEICKIDWARRDIEIHNLVRGLSPHPGAYFERNGKSYKVFKTKIIGDSFEAIRDQFKQKLSIDDSQSQNTIKILESKKEIFVKTNNSYLQILELQPEGRKRMTAEEFLRGYSLTD; this is encoded by the coding sequence ATGAAAATTGTTTTTATGGGAACGCCAGAATTTGCGATTCCTTCGCTCAAAATACTTCTTCAATCCAAACACAAAATTGCTGCTGTTGTTTCTGCACCAGATAAAGAACGCGGAAGAGGAAAACAAATCTCCTCTACATCGGTTAAGATTTTTTCATCGGAAAATAATTTGGAAGTTCTGACTCCAATTTCTCTGAAAGATGAAAAATTTATCCAGCGCCTTAAAGAACTTGAACCGGATCTGATCATTGTTGTTGCATTTAAAATTCTACCGAAAGAAGTTTATTCGATTCCAAAAGAAGGATCGTTCAATCTGCATGGCTCTTTATTGCCGAAATACAGAGGGGCCGCACCTATTCAGTGGGCAATCATAAATGGAGAAACCGAAACGGGAGTGACAACATTTTCCTTAGCAGATAAAGTGGATACAGGAAATGTTATCATCCAAGAAAAAATCAAAATTGATGATGATGATGATTTCGGTACTCTTCATGATAAAATGATGATAATTGGTGCAAACGTTGTCTCTAAGACTGTTGAATTGATTGAAAATGGAAAAGTTGTTTCTTCAAAACAAAATGATTCTATCGCTTCTCCGGCTCCAAAAATCACAAAAGAAATTTGTAAGATTGATTGGGCAAGAAGAGATATTGAAATTCATAATTTGGTACGGGGATTATCGCCTCATCCGGGCGCCTATTTTGAAAGGAACGGAAAGAGTTATAAGGTTTTTAAAACTAAAATAATTGGTGATAGTTTTGAAGCCATCAGAGATCAGTTCAAACAAAAATTGTCGATTGATGACAGCCAATCACAGAATACAATAAAAATTTTAGAATCTAAAAAAGAAATATTTGTCAAAACAAATAACAGCTATCTGCAGATTCTTGAACTTCAACCCGAGGGACGTAAACGAATGACTGCAGAAGAATTTTTGAGAGGATACTCTTTAACCGACTAA